One Nocardia huaxiensis genomic window, CGGTGTGCCGGTGGTGATCTCGTGGGTGAGACGGGCCCGATCCAGCCCGAACTGCTCGAGATCCTAGAGCGGCAGATAGAGGTGCCCGGTTTCCAGGTCCTCGGGGACGTCCCAGATGAAGTCCATGAGCTTGAAAGCCGTAACCGCTTGGCGGCACAGTGCTTCCGACTCCGGTGACGAGGTCTCGTACAGCGTGTTCATCCACAGCGACGGCAGCAGCGTGATGTTCTCTACGTAGTCGAGCAGATCCTCGTATGTGCGGTATTCGGTGGTGTGGATGGCGCGGCGCTGGGCGTCGATGTAGTCGGAGACCCGCTCCAGTGGGAGATTCCAGGTACGCATCATGTGGACGAAGGCGCGCGCGGTGGCCTCGTCGTCCACCTCGCCGGTGGACAGGTTGGTGCGATCGCGGGCGGGCTCGTCATTGCGGTGGCGTTCGAACGCCCGCTGCCATTCCGCGAGTCGCAGGAGCCGGATCTCGGCACTCTGCGACGGCTCGTCGGCGAGGTCGTCGAGATATCCGATGAAGGTCCACAGCGCATCCATGTAGGGGCGCTTCGGCGTCGGGAACATGTAGCGAATCCGCTCCAAACCTCGACCGTGCCGGGCCAGGACGCGACCGGTGATCAGATAGTCGCGGCGCAGGCCGGGATCGGAGATTCCGGCGGCGTCGAGTTCTGCGTCGTTCATTACTGTTGTGCTCCTTCGGATTTCGAGACTTCCTCGGCGAGGCGCATGGCCTCCTCGATGAGGGTTTCGACGATGAGGTGTTCGGGCACGGTCTTGATGACCTCGCCCTTGACGAAGATCTGGCCGCGGCCGTTGCCCGAGGCGACACCGAGGTCGGCCTCGCGGGCTTCACCGGGACCGTTGACGACACAGCCCATGACGGCCACCCGCAGCGGGACCTCCATGCCTTCCAGGCCGGCGGTGACCTCGTTGGCCAGGGTGTACACATCGACCTGCGCGCGACCGCACGACGGACAGGACACGATCTCGAGCTTGCGGGGGCGCAGGTTCAGCGACTGCAGGATCTGACCGCCGACCTTCACCTCTTCGGCCGGAGGCGCCGACAGCGACACCCGAATGGTGTCGCCGATGCCCTGGGACAGCAGCGCACCGAACGCGGTCGCGGACTTGATGGTGCCCTGGAAGGCGGGACCGGCCTCGGTCACGCCCAGATGCAGCGGGTAGTCGCACTGGGCGGCGAGCTGACGGTAGGCCTCGACCATGACCACCGGGTCGTTGTGCTTGACCGAGATCTTGATGTCGCCGAAGCCGTGCTCCTCGAACAGCGAGGCTTCCCACAGCGCCGATTCCACCAGCGCCTCGGGGGTGGCCTTGCCGTACTTGGCCATCATGCGCTTGTCGAGCGAGCCCGCGTTGACGCCGATGCGGATCGGGATGCCCGCCGCGCCGGCCGCCTTGGCGACCTCCTTGACGCGGCCGTCGAATTCCTTGATATTGCCCGGGTTCACGCGCACCGCGGCACAGCCGGCGTCGATCGCGGCGAAAATGTATTTGGGCTGGAAGTGGATGTCGGCGATCACCGGGATGCCCGATTTCTTGGCGATGATCGGCAGCGCGTCCGCGTCCTCCTGGCGCGGGCACGCGACTCTGACGATGTCGCAGCCCGACGCGGTCAACTCCGCGATCTGCTGCAGGGTGGCGTTCACGTCATGGGTCTTGGTGGTGGTCATCGACTGGACCGACACGGGGAAATCACTGCCCACCCCGACATTGCCCACCATCAACTGGCGCGTCTTACGCCGCGGCGCGAGAGTTACTGTGCCGGTGGTACTTCCGGCGATGCCGGGCATGCCGGGCATGCCGAGCGCGATCGTGCCCGTCATCGGGTCACCTCCGCCAGCCAGGTGGTGACGCGGGTGGCGATCCCGGCACCCGTGAGTTCGAGTTCGCGCAAAATCTCATCGCGTGACCCATGTTCGAGAAACCGTTGCGGCACACCGGCAATACGGATCGAGGCGGAGACGCCGTCGTCCCGCAGCCGTGCCGTCACGGCCGAACCGAAGCCGCCGTGTACTCCCGAGTCCTCGACGGTGACCACGAGCCGGACCCCGGCCGCCAGTTCCGCGAGGGCCGGCGGCACGGGCAGCACCCAGCGCGGATCCACCACGAGCGCTTCGATTCCCCGCTCGTGCAGGGCCGCCGCGGCGATCAGCGCCTGCTCGGCGAGCGGGCCGACCGCGATCAGCAGCACTTCGGGATGCGCGGCAGCGCGCAGCACATCGACGCCACCGTCCCGTCGCGCCGCCGGAATGCCGGGTCCGGTTGCGCCCTTGGGGAATCGGAGCGCGGTCGGTCCGTCGGTGACGGCGAGCGCCTCGGCGAACTCCTCCCGCAGCGTCGCCGCATCCCGGGGCGCGGCCACCCGCATACCCGGCACCATGCCCAGCACGGACAGATCCCAGACGCCATTGTGGCTTGCCCCGTCCGGGCCGGTGACACCGGAGCGGTCCAGCACGAAGGTCACCGGCAGTCCCGGCAGCGCCACGTCCATCAGCACCTGATCGAAGGCACGATTGAGGAAGGTCGAGTAGACGGCCACGACCGGATGCAGTCCGCCCAGCGCCATTCCCGCAGCCGAGGCGACCGCGTGCTGTTCGGCGATGCCGACGTCGAACATGCGCTCCGGGAAGCGATCTCCGAACGTGGCCACTCCGGTCGGGCCCGGCATGGCGGCGGTGACGGCTACGAGATCGGGACGGCGCGCACCCCAGTTCACCAGTTCGGTGGCGAACACGTCTGTCCAGTCCGGGTATTCGGGCCGGGACGATTCGAGCGGAGCGCCGGTGATCGGATCGAGGGGCCCGCAGGCGTGCATCCGATCCCGCTCGTCGTTCTCGGCGGGCTCGTACCCCATCCCTTTGCGCGTCACCGCGTGCACGATGACCGGGCCGCCGGATTCCTTGGCGCGCACCAGCGCCGACTCCAGGGCCGGCAGGTCGTGTCCGTCGACCGGGCCGATATAGGCGATGCCCAGATCCGGGAACAAAGTATGCGGGCCGGGCGCGTCCGGCACGGAACGCAGTGTGGTCAGCCGGTTCGCGAGCCCCCCGACAGTCGGAGCGTAGGAGCGGCCGTTGTCGTTCAGCACAATGACGACCGGTTGGTTCGGGGACGCCGCTATGTTGTTCAGCGCCTCCCAGCACACGCCGCCGGTCAGCGCGCCGTCTCCGACGACCGCCACGACGTGCCGATCCGAACGCCCCGACAGGGCGAAGGCTTTCGCCAGTCCATCCGCACAGGACAGTCCGGTCGAGGCGTGGGACGACTCCACCCAGTCGTGTTCGCTCTCGGTGCGCGCCGGATAGCCGGACAGACCTCCGCGCCGGCGCAGTGTGTCGAATCCGTCCTGCCGCCCGGTCAGGATCTTGTGCACGTAGGCCTGGTGGCCAGTGTCGAAAATGATCGGGTCCGAAGGAGAGTCGAAGACCCGGTGCAGCGCCAGAGTCAGCTCGACGACCCCGAGGTTCGGGCCCAGGTGACCACCGGTCGAGGTGACCTTGCGGATCAGGAAGTGCCGGATCTCGCCGGCGAGACAGTGGAGTTCGGCGGCCGACAGCGTGCGCAGATCGGTCGGTCTCTGTATGCGGGTGAGCAGGTTGGATACCGCCGTTGCGGGTGACATGGTCGTCAGCAACGGCCCGACAGGGTCATCAGCCCGGTGGCCACAACCGCATGGCTCTGTGCCGGCACATAGCTGAGCAGCGGGCGCGGACCGAGCAGCTCCGGCGGACCGGGCCAGGAGCCGTCCGCGTGCTGTGTCGCCGCAAGGTATTCGACCGCTCGGTCCAGTGCCGCGCTGTCCTGCCAGCCGACGTGCACGAGACAGGCAAGGGCCGCGCCGGTCGCGGTGGCGCAGC contains:
- the ispG gene encoding flavodoxin-dependent (E)-4-hydroxy-3-methylbut-2-enyl-diphosphate synthase produces the protein MTGTIALGMPGMPGIAGSTTGTVTLAPRRKTRQLMVGNVGVGSDFPVSVQSMTTTKTHDVNATLQQIAELTASGCDIVRVACPRQEDADALPIIAKKSGIPVIADIHFQPKYIFAAIDAGCAAVRVNPGNIKEFDGRVKEVAKAAGAAGIPIRIGVNAGSLDKRMMAKYGKATPEALVESALWEASLFEEHGFGDIKISVKHNDPVVMVEAYRQLAAQCDYPLHLGVTEAGPAFQGTIKSATAFGALLSQGIGDTIRVSLSAPPAEEVKVGGQILQSLNLRPRKLEIVSCPSCGRAQVDVYTLANEVTAGLEGMEVPLRVAVMGCVVNGPGEAREADLGVASGNGRGQIFVKGEVIKTVPEHLIVETLIEEAMRLAEEVSKSEGAQQ
- a CDS encoding 1-deoxy-D-xylulose-5-phosphate synthase; the encoded protein is MSPATAVSNLLTRIQRPTDLRTLSAAELHCLAGEIRHFLIRKVTSTGGHLGPNLGVVELTLALHRVFDSPSDPIIFDTGHQAYVHKILTGRQDGFDTLRRRGGLSGYPARTESEHDWVESSHASTGLSCADGLAKAFALSGRSDRHVVAVVGDGALTGGVCWEALNNIAASPNQPVVIVLNDNGRSYAPTVGGLANRLTTLRSVPDAPGPHTLFPDLGIAYIGPVDGHDLPALESALVRAKESGGPVIVHAVTRKGMGYEPAENDERDRMHACGPLDPITGAPLESSRPEYPDWTDVFATELVNWGARRPDLVAVTAAMPGPTGVATFGDRFPERMFDVGIAEQHAVASAAGMALGGLHPVVAVYSTFLNRAFDQVLMDVALPGLPVTFVLDRSGVTGPDGASHNGVWDLSVLGMVPGMRVAAPRDAATLREEFAEALAVTDGPTALRFPKGATGPGIPAARRDGGVDVLRAAAHPEVLLIAVGPLAEQALIAAAALHERGIEALVVDPRWVLPVPPALAELAAGVRLVVTVEDSGVHGGFGSAVTARLRDDGVSASIRIAGVPQRFLEHGSRDEILRELELTGAGIATRVTTWLAEVTR